The nucleotide window GGTAAAGTGTAAAAGACTGTTATTAAATTTGAATTGGTGTATAGAGTCGCTTTACGAGAAGATTGTCCTCGCGCACATGCTTGGTGGGGTGATTGATAAGGAGCTTTGAGGGTGAATCACGAGATTTGGACTAGGATCGCTTGCTACCGATTGGACAGGGTTTCAGGAATTGGCTTTATGGAGAGATCACCTGGAGACGTACATGGAGTGAATCAGTCGAATCGTGGTGAGCGCTCACAGAACTCATGATGATCATCAGGCTCCAGAAATGAGGTTGTCTAACGCAAGAAGCGAGGGACCTCGGTGACCGAGGCATGGACCCTGAAAAATTGTGTGATTGATAACACGAGCCGCATCACAACGACAGCTCATCTCCGCGGAGGCCGTTATTCATCACCCCATCAGATAACAGCTTATCAATCTTCACTGACTCACGAAGAAACAACGAATTTGTTCTGAGGAAGACATTTGACATTTCGCGCTTGTAGCTATTTGATACAGTTCATCTCATTCTACCGACCCCGCTCCAGTTGCAGGCCCCTTCTTCCACGCATCCCCAATAAGCCCAATCACAACCATAGTGATTTTAGGcagaaaataaaaataagaacCCCTGACTCCCAAATACTGATCCCATGAATGTGCGGATAAAGAAGGGAAAGACCAGTCAGACGTGTTGCGTCAGACAGTCTTACTCCAGACTAGATCCAAAGATGACTCCCCCTCCTTCGTTGGTGTTCCGAACGACTTTCTTTTTTCATCCTGCCTCAAAGAGGGTATCATTTCCTAGTTTCCCAAGTATGGTGACATGGCGTAAAAGCAATGTAATATTCGTGTTTTTTTATGTTGAGATTTTCTTGACGAACAACCACGTTTAAGCAGCAGCGGCGTCGGCCTCAGGGAGCTTCATGCCAGTACCGCTGAGGTTGCTGACCTTGGCGTTGGGGTTCTTGGTGTAGTAATCGGAGATGGCAGACTTGATAGCATCCTCAGCAAGCATGGAGCAGTGCACTATCAAACCGAGTTAGCATCACAGTGCGCAATATACCGCAATTGAGCGAACGGTAAGCGAAATATCAGGGTAGCAACTTACGCTTGACGGGGGGTAAGCAGAGCTCCTTAGCAATCTCAGTGTTCTTGACCTTTCCAGCATCATCCAAGCTCATGCCGCGCACAAGCTCAGTAAGATAGCTGCTGGAGGCGATGGCGGAACCGCATCCGAATGTCTTGAACTTGACCTCGGAGATCTTCTGGGTTTCAGGATCGACGCGGATCTGGAGCTTCATGACATCGCCGCAGGCAGGGGCGCCGACGAGACCGGTTCCGACATCACTGTCCTTCTTGTTCATGGAGCCGACATTTCGGGGTCGTGAGTAGTGATCGAGAACCTTCTCGTGGTAGGAGCGGGTAGCGTTGACGGCGACGGCGGGAGAGATCTGGCGGGCAGGGAGGATGGTAGGACGGGCGAGGGGGGCAGCGACAGCAGCTCGCCGCGAGACAGCGCGAATTCCTCTAGCGAACATTGTGGTATGTGTTGTGTGTGTGGGTTTTGGTGATATATCGAAGTCGTCGATATCAGGTTGTGCGTAGGTCGTTGAGAGTTTTTTCTCAGGATTGTTGCAAGATGCAAGATTGGAAAGTGATGCAAGATCAAGAGTTAAGTTGAATGGGAGGCGAAAAGCGATGACGGAGGGAAGAAGTCTGGGGGTTTGGCTAAAAAAAAGATGCTCTTGTTGCGGGCGGGACTTGAGGAGATGGCGATTTCGGGCCATGGCTTGCGGTGGTGTGGAGTAGACGAGAACCAATCAGTGAGCTTCGATTGCTCGGCCATTACGTCTTTATTAGCTCGGTACTCCtcggagaagagagagacAGATTCAAGACCCGCCTATTTCCCACTTGTTTTTATATTGACGTTTGTCTGACTTCTGCCTTTACTACGGGCACTCATGATTATGTTGTTTTACTgtttatttaattctttttttgttTGTTGAATATCATGCTCTCCCGTTCTCATCAAACGCAATGGAGCAAAGCCAGTCCGATTGGATTCACAGGTGAGGAGTAAACCGACAGCTTAGGTTGTGGCCGGGGACCCGGACTAGTCTGCATCTGATAAGATGCCAGCCAGTGACACCAAAACATTCATTACTAATGACATGCCGAGGCGAATCACACATCGTCATGGAACATGGAGCGGCAATTTATCCGTTTGATTCTCGATCCTTCAAGCGGTCCATCGGCATTCTTCTCCGTACGGACACTGTAGTCTCACCCCTAAAATGCAGATCGATTTATTACTGGCCAAATGAGAATATGTTGATAGTTAATGAAGTTCTGAACTTCGGTGTAAACCCGGCGACATCGGCGTTGGTATACCGGCGCTGGAAATGATTTGTCAACGGCTTTGTCCATCTGATAAGACCAACACAAGATTGATAAGTTAACACAACTTCTCCGTGCATAGTCCGCGGGGTCACAGAATGAGGATGTTTACCTTCGGGTAAGAATGCTATCAGTTGGTCCGAGACCGAAAGTAACATAACAATTGTCAATGCATGATTCTAGCACTAATTTGTGACTCTGATTGTCAGATGAAAGACGAATTGCAAGTTGGTGGATCTCGGTCGTTGAAATCCCCGCTCGCTTTTTACACGGAGTCGGGGATATGCTCCCGGGCATTTGGCACTTCTACGGAAACCACTGAATATGGAAACTGGGTTACATCGATCTGTATGGAGCTGCAACATTATGACATTAGCTCAAATATCACATGTGGCATATCCTTAGACACTACAGACATTTCGTGATGATTCTGTGCTGTGATTGAAGTCTCCAAGTATCGGACCCTGACCAAACCTCAGGGCAATCCTCTGACGACCCGGCTTCGACTGGCATAGAAGCTGCCAAGTCATTCATCCAACTACAACGAGgatttatataagtatataaaatttaGAATACTCTACGTATTGTTATAGAAGTAATGCATTCTCTAGTATAGGCTCTATTTCACCAGCCATTCTCTCCTACTAAACGGAGACTCCTCTATGTATATGTTGTGTTACCTGTGTTATTTCAAATCAAGCTTTACCAGTGCAAAGATGGTGTGGCAAGCATCACTACGACTAGCCGTCTACACGGAGCGACATAATTAACAGAGAGAATGGTCTCTTGTAAGTTAACGCCGACGGATGCTGTGAGATGGAACTTCTAGGCGTTGTAAAATCATCAATATTCGCAATTTGATATGCCCTATCACTTCTCCCATTAGCCAGTAATAAATACATTTGGTTCAAAACATTCCCAACCGGCGTGACTAGGATGATCAAGATTCCAATGCTCCTGACTCCTCTTCGGCAAGCAGGACGTCTGTAAGCTGGGTCAGTAGTGGAACCCAGCTCTCGAACTGATCACCTCCACATCGATACAGACCAACCCCAAACTCGACCACCGCTAGTTCGAGATCATAATCCAACCTCCAACGATTAGATTCCATTTTCTTCTGAACTATGCGATcccaagagcttgagaatggtTCTGGAATCTTGGGATGTTTCGAGGTCTATCGCTCCGTCAGAACAACGCTTGAGGCTCGGAAGGTTTAGCGGCAAAGGAAACCTACCCGAATTACCTTCAACAATTCTTTCAAGTCATTCGCCATACCCCTTAGGAATACTTGTATCCGGCTACGTGCCAACTTGGGAGGCCGTTGTGCCGCACATGCTTTCCTCCACCTACCCCGAAGACGGACCATGACCTCGATCTTCAACTCCGAGTACGTCTTCGTAGCCAGATCTTCCATCTTTTGTTTGAGTTCATCAATACTAATTTGCTCAGAAATATCCCAGAAGCGGTTGTTGTCGACATCAGAGACCAAGTCAGAGTGGCTTATTGTGTCGTATGTGTGATGTAGATCAGCTTGATCAAAGGACATTCGTCGCAGAAGGGCGAGGGAAACATTCCTAGCCTCTTGCATATTTCTCTGCTTTTCTAGTATACCAAGCCACGCAAACAGCCGTAGATTTGGTCTAATTGAAAACCATTTCGAACCCGGAACGCACCCACCAGTCAAACAATTGCAAACCCACTCATCTCGGGATGAGACTTGGACTCCATTATCGAGGAGGCCCTGTAAAATCTCCAAGACCTTTGGGAGGTTGTCCCAGTCACTTCTTGCAAGATCTCGGAGCAGCATGTCAAGGATATGCCAACCCCAGCTACTGTGCAAATGTGCGTCGCCACCATTCGCGACAGCAAACCGGAACAACGGCGGATCATGCAACGAAGCGATGTGCTCAAGTAAATCTCCTTTCCTCTGCTTGAATTTGTTGAAGCCCGATTTTATCAACGCTCTCGCCGATCTGACACCACGGGTCATATGCATCAAGGTCTTGCCATCCTGGAAGGAGAAGTTAGGGCTACCAAGTTTGGAGATGACTCGGGACCAGAAGTCTTCACAACCATCTTGGCCCTTAGAATGATGTGCGGCGTGGTATACTTCTTCGGGAGTCCATACCAACAGGTCTTTGATTAGTTGAGGGACAAGATAGGGATGGGATGCTGCTGCAAAATCGATGATGCGCCATACCAAAGTCCAATTCTGCTGTCTAGCAACTATACAGATAATAGGATCGCAATTACTTAGAGAGCTAAGTAAGTTGGCACCATTCTCGACAAGCATCATAACTGTGTCTGGAATATCCATCGCTGCTGCATACAATAAAGGGGTCCCGCCGTACTTATCGCTCTGATCAACGTGATGCCCAGCAGCTAGGAGTTGAGCCACGCGCGAAGGCTGTTGTACGGCCATGTGAAGTGCCGATTGACCCAAGAGGTTAACAGTTGTATCGAATGGTTGTGTATTTCTATCAAGACAAAGCATAAAACTTTCATTAGAGTCAAACAATATTGAGGCGTGAAGCGGAGGACTATCTCCAAAATCTTGGACAAGCTCTTATTAGACTGACCGAATCTTAAAACTGTATGCCAGACTCACCCGTACTCATTCCGATAAGTGTTTTCAAACGCTGAAAATGGAAAGGGTCATCTTGGTAATGGAAGGGCGCTGGCCAAGAGGACAAAGTGGGCACCACGTTCTTGAAATCGCATCCAAGAGCAGCGAGAGAGCCAACAGAACCCACATGCCCCAGTTCCATCAAATACAGTAGTTGCCGTAAGAGACTGCTACATGTCAACGGCCGCGTACCGGGATAGCAGTGAGGGGGGGAGACCAACCCGGCGCTGTGAGATGTTTCTTTGGTACGGAACGATGAAACGAAAAGCTGGATCAGGTTCGTGATAGTTTTGGAGCTTTCATCATTGCAATGAGTATATAAACTAAAATCACGAGCGGCTACCTATAGCTCTCGTCAGTAATGCGTCAATCTTGTGTGGGCAGGGAAGACCATCCTCAAGATAGCCACGACCTAAAGGATCAATCTGGTTGACAAACCCAGGACAAGACTTGTAAAGATCTTTAAACATGTTCTCTGCTGTTGCCCAGCCTATTTCCTCCAAGGCGAGCTGTTCCATAATCACGAATCCCAGGGCATTGAAATCGACGACAGTTTCAATCTGTAggcaaggctgaagagagtATCGCCCTGGCTCAGTAGTCAGATCAAATCCAAGAGTTGCTTTCAATGGGATCCCGTAGCGATACAACGCCAGCCGAAGATCAAAACGGTAACGCCTCACAGAACAGGCCGGATTATCGCAGGCTTGGAATATCTCAGCCAGTGGGGAGTATTGCAGACGCCAGAAGGTGCCACTTATTGTGCGCTTCTTATGGCATGAGCAACGACAGCTACATGACGAACACTGAATGATTCCATGTTGATAAGTCGTAGTAGTGCCTGGACTATTATCGTGAGGAGCAATTTCTGTTGGCAGACTAATGATTGAGGTCATGGAGGATGCACTGTCCACTGTGACCAACGAATTCCGACTATTCCGCAAGAATAAGTGTTGCTGAATAATGTATAGTCTGTAGGTTTGATAGTTAGTTTTACTGCTCACTGCGGATAAGTGGAGGAATAGTGTACTGTGATATGTCCTGCTTGAGACCAGTGACAAGGGCCTGAAGTTCGTCAAGCTCACCCTTCCATTGACCCGACCTGAATGTGGTCCGTATAATCTGTCTTCTGGACGAGTTGGCTGGTATGTCTCCAGCCAAGTTTGCTAAACGATCTGCCACTCTGGCAGACCGATCTCGACATCTTTCCATCATGATTGGACCAAGCTGCTCTTGCATAATATCATCTGCGCTGGTCTCGAGTTGGATGAGTTGCTTGCCGATGAGCTCTATATCCTCACTCAGCCACGAGATGTTGACTCCGAGGCTTTTGACGTTCTTGTAGCGTTGTCGCAGTTTCTGGCCGCCATCGACCAGCTGGAGTGCCAGAGAAGCGAGTCCAGCTCCGCCAGCGACGATGCCCAGAAGCTCTGCCATTTGGTGGAAGTTTCGGTAGTCAAAGTGCCAATGATGCTGAAAGATAGTTGGAAAGGTGACATAAACCTCGGTCACCGATGGTTGATGGTACATTTTGCACAGCCTGATCAGGCTCTCAGCTGCAACTTGTTATTGGACGGCAAGGCTTTCTGGGCTTCCCTGCAAGGAATCCCAGCTTATTGGGAGAAGAGCAAATAAAATGAACTAAGTTACTTAGGAAGAAGTAACCACAAACACTGCAGAGGCGAGGTATTTTGGACATCCCGAGCCAACATGACAGGCTCTATGTTAGGCGTTCCTACCAGACCCTTTACCAGATTCCGATGGGCCTTCAGATCCTTTTACAACTAAGGTAAGTATGGTAGCATATAATCCCGAATTCCCATAATTTAGGAATTGATTTGAAGCATCGCCACCTCCAGATGTCGACCAGGACTGCATCGTGAGGCCGAGCCAAACTCACCATACCACCTAGCAGAGTCGCCACAGATCTTTATTCGGGCGTTCTTATCAACAAAGAGATACTGATTTATTGTTTATTTCTCATCTTGTAGGCTCTGAAATTGTCGGTGCCATCCCCAAAAATGTGTGTTGCAATGTGTTACACAGGGACTGTTGCGTCAGAGCCAAACCACGAAAAATGCACCTTGCCGTGACTTAGGCCCTTGACAAATAATTGGCAAGACATCCTTGCTCCGCCTCCAGGGATAAAACTTACTAAGACTTATCTTCACAGCAGGATGCATGCGCAATACTTCCATAAGGTACCAACTTGAAGATATAGCATCTGTTAAGTGTCCTCCAGCTTTTGGGAAACCGGCGAGTCTCCCTTTAACATGACTGTCGACTCCGTCCTTTAGCTTAACTAAACAAAGCAAGTTCCCAATTAAGGAATAGAACGCGGCTGAGAGTGTAATTTCGATTGTATTAATGCCTACCAACATGTGTTGCATACACGGAGGAAGAACTTGATGTAGTGAGAGGCTCAGGGGGGGCTTCATCACACTCTACAAAAAGTCTTGGTCAGAGGGTCTTCCGTAGAGTCTGAACTTATAGCAGTCGCGCAGGCTTTACTATATGGTGCTTGTTGTAGGCGGCCAGGTGTAAAATCAAACACAGGTGTCAGCTCTAACTTCGTGATATTACTGAAGTAGTCTTTGACCAGAATCAGACACGGGTTCAGGTCTGAAAGATTCCAGTGAGCGATGCAAACCATAACAAACCATCGATTAAGGCAGCTATTCCCTCGGAAATTCGACCTTGACCTAAGAGTCCAGCCTCCCTCATTAACTCTTGCCATTAACTACCTCACGCCTGAGTAGTGTTCTCATCAACCAGCGACGAGTACTCCTGCAGCGCAACTTCATCCAGCGCACCACGCCACTCAACGACCTTCTCCCCGTTAACACCCCTCCGTCCCTTCTCCATAGCCCGACGCATAACCCGCGGATCAAAGAACAAAGGCTCATCAGCACGGCCAAGAATAGGCACCACTTCAGCCAGCTTTCCGCGCCAGAAGCCAAAGCGGGCGTGGATGCCAACACGCATACGGAAGCGACGGGAACGATGTCTGATTATAAAAGGTACTAATAGGTAGTCCGGAACGCCGGCCTTGTCCACGGAGCTCTCTTCGACCCGGACATGCAACTTGTTCTGTCCCGGACCTTTGTGTGccaccttg belongs to Fusarium oxysporum Fo47 chromosome V, complete sequence and includes:
- a CDS encoding NifU-like N terminal domain-containing protein codes for the protein MARNRHLLKSRPQQEHLFFSQTPRLLPSVIAFRLPFNLTLDLASLSNLASCNNPEKKLSTTYAQPDIDDFDISPKPTHTTHTTMFARGIRAVSRRAAVAAPLARPTILPARQISPAVAVNATRSYHEKVLDHYSRPRNVGSMNKKDSDVGTGLVGAPACGDVMKLQIRVDPETQKISEVKFKTFGCGSAIASSSYLTELVRGMSLDDAGKVKNTEIAKELCLPPVKLHCSMLAEDAIKSAISDYYTKNPNAKVSNLSGTGMKLPEADAAAA